The nucleotide window CTGGGCATCGTAGTCCCGCGCGGCAGCCTCCTATTGCATGTTCAAATGGATACTTTGCGGCATCTGGGCTTTGTTGCTCGCGCCGCTTTCCGCCTCCGGCTATTCGGTGCTTACTCACCAGGCCAATATCGACTCGACCTGGAAGCGGTGCCTGGCCCCGCTGCTACAGCTGCGCTACCCCGGCGCCACCGAGGAGCAACTGCTCGAAGCCAAGTCCTACGCCTACGGCGGCTCCATTATTCAGGACATGGGCTTTTATCCCTTCGGCTCGGCGCTGTTTACCAACCTGACCCACTACGTGCGCTCGGGCGACTTCGTGCGCATCCTGCTCGACGAGGCCAAGGACCGCAATGAGTACGCCTTTGCTTTGGGCGCCCTGGGCCACTATGCCGCCGACATCAGCGGGCACCCCGAGGGCACCAACAAGGCCATGCCCCTAGTGTATCCGGAGCTGGGCAAAAAGTTTGGCAACAACATCACCTACGTGGAAGCGCCCAAGCAGCACACCCAGCTGGAGTTTGCCTTCGACGTGGTGCAGGTGGCCGCCGGGCGCTACCGCACCAGCGACTACCAGCGCTACGTGGGCTTTCAGGTAAGCAAGCGGGTGCTGGAAGTGGCGTTCAAGAAAACCTACGGCCTGGAGCTGGGCAAAGTCATCTTCAACGTGGATCTGAGCATCGGCTCCTTCCGCTTCGCCGTGCGCCAGCTGATTCCGGTGGCCAGCCGCGCGGCCTGGCAGTCCCAGAAAAAGAAGATTCGGGAGCTAAGCCCTCGGGCCCGGCGCCGCGAGTATGTGTACACGGAAAGTGAGCGGAAATTCCGCAAGCAGTACGGCACGGCCTACGAGCACCCCGGCACCGGGGCCCGTATTCTGTCTTATTTTGTGCGGGTACTGCCCAAGATCGGGCCGCTGGCACCGTTTGCGTTCCGGCCCCCCACGCCCCAGGCCCAGGAGCTGTTCAAGGCCAGCTTTCAGCAGGTAATAAAAAATTACTGCGCCATGGTGGAGCAAGAGCCCAAAGACACCGTGGCCGCCGCCCCGCGCTTGGCCAATGCCGACTTCGACACCGGCCACCAAACCAAAGCCGGCGAGTATGCCCTGGCCGATGAAACCTACGGCGAGTGGGTGCGGGAGCTGGCCAAGGCCAAATTCGACGGAATCAGCAGCGCGCAGAAGCAGAATATTCTGACTTTCTACGGCACGACTCCCAAGGAGCCAAAAGACGAGGACGAGAAGGAAGCCGACAAGCGCAAGGAAACCCAGGAGGCCCTGCAGCAGCTGCGCGCCACGGAGGTTAAATAGGCTGTTGGGCCAGTACTCAAAAAGACGACCCGAGTAGCCAGCGTTGCTACCCGGGTCGTCTTTTTTGAGTACTTAAATTACCACTACGGTGCCCCGGGCTACCAGCTTAGCGGCTCAAGTAGGCGCGAGGAGTAACGGCTTTATTCGACTGCCAGCGGGCAAGTGGCATACTGACTACCGGCCACCAAGCACAGGGTATAAAAACCGGGGGCCAAGCCCTGCAAGGCAACTTCCTGGCGCAAACGACCAGTCACGGAGTGAACCTGGTACGTCCGGACGGGACGGCCCAAAGCGTCGGTGATGGTAAGCGTAGCCGGAGCAGCCGCAGGCAGGGCTGGCATCTCAACCAACGCGGTACCGTGGGCCGGGTTGGGGTAAAGGCTTAGACCCGTCAGCCGGGCCAGGCTGTGGTTGGCAGCGGGCACGTCGTCGGTAAGGGAGGCCAGGAATCCTACGAAGTTGCCGGGCTGCCTGGGAATAGAAACCGGGCCGAAAGGCGCAGCGGGCGTGGCTATACCGGCCGTATACACGGTGGTGCCTTGCACGGCTAGTCCAAGCGCTACATCGCTGCCAGTACCGCCCGCGCGCTGCGCCCAACGGAAGCTGGATTGGTTGCCCTCATCCTGAAGCCGTGCCACAAATACGTCGCTGCTGTCATTGGCCGGCGCGGCCTTCACCAGAGTCGTAGATCCGAAAGTAACCGTGGGGCTGCTAAAGGAGCCGGCCAGGTATACCCGGGACCCGTTTACGGCCACTTTTATCACCTCCTCGTTGCCGGTGCCGCCCGCTTGCCGGGTCCAGTCGAAGCGGCTGGTCGTGCCCAGGTCCTGAACCTTGCTGACGAAGGCGTCGTTGCTGCCCGCGTTGGTTAGGGTAGTAGCACCGAAAACAGCACTGGGACTGAAGAAGCCACCGGCCACATAGACGCTCGACCCGCTCAAGGCCAGCGTACGGGCATAGTCGAAGCCATCGCCGCCGGCCTGCTGGGCCCATACAAAGCGGGCACTGGTACCCTCATCCACGAGCTTGGCCACCAGCACGTCGGGCGAGCCCGTGTTAGTAGGACTAGTGAGGGTAAGGTCGCCCAGCGTTGCCACCGGGGTTTGAAACTGACCCGCCACATACACGTTAGATCCATTCACGGCTACGGCCTGTCCGTAGTCGCCACCGGGGCCGCCACCCTTTACAGTCCATACAAAGCTGCCCGCATCGGTGAGCTTGGCTACAAACAAATCGGAAGTGAAGCCGCCACCGGTGTTGGCAAGCGTCGTAGCGCCGAAATCAGCCGTTACACCGGAAAAATAGCCGCTGATAAACACATTGGTGCCATCGGTGGCAATAGATACAGCACTGTCGTCGTACTGGCTGCCCGCGCGCCGCGCCCACACAAAGTTGCCGGTATCGGTGAGCTTGCTGACAAACACGTCGCCCATGCCCGCGCTGACCAGGGTAGTGTTACCGAAGTCGGCATTCTGGCCGGTAAATCCGCCGGTGATGTACACGCCAGCGCCTTGCACAGCTATACCAAATGCGGTGGAGCCTCCCGTGGACTTGGCCCACTCAAAGCGTTGGCTGGTACTATTCCATTTGGCAACAAAGACGTGGGTGCGCTGCTCCGGGTTGGTAAGCGTAGTCGCACCAAGCTGAACGGTGCCGGTAAAGTCACCTAAGAGATAGACATTGCCGCTGGCATCGGTGGCAATGGCAGTTACGCTGGACCGGTTACCGGCTGAGGTACCGAGCGCAACAGCCGTCTGCCAGCTGGGAGTCTGGGCTTGGACCGCTGATGCCGAGCCGTAAAGTGCAAAGGTTGCTACTACGTAGCGTACGTAGCGGGCTAAAGTAAAATGTGGCATAGAGCCGGCAAATAGCTATTGAAATGACTACCCACGGCACTTCGCGTTCCGGATGGGAAGGCTAAAAGTACTGCTTTGCTTACGGCTTGGGCGTACGCTGACTTCTTTTAATTACTATATAGGTGGCCCGACTATAGGTAGCCGTGGGCCGGGGCTAGTTGAGCAGCCACTGCATAGCCGGGCCCTCGTCCCGAATAGCCGCAGCTGATAGGGGCGCTCGGCGGCTAAGCCATACGTCAGGTACTCCCGCTGCTGGGCGTCCGAGTCGTAGATGGCCAGGCGGGCCGGGGAGCAGAGCACGGCAACGCGTAGCGGCGACGGCGCCAAACGGGCGCTAGCCAGCGGGTAAAAGGTATAATTGGTCCACTGGGCCAGCTCGGGATTGAGCTGGTCGCGGCGGCGCACGTCCAACAGCCAGCGGGTTACGCCGTGCTGCTCGGCTTTTTGGAGCACGGCTTCGAAATCGGCCTGCAGCTGGGGCACGGGAGCATCGCCCGGCCAGCGCCCGATGAGTAGGTGCAGATCGGGTCGGTAGGTGATGCTACAGGAAACGGGTAGCTCGGAGGCAGACATGGGTGCGGAAAACCGGACGCTAGCCGGCGGGGAGAAGCTACCCAATATACAGAAGCTGCCGGAGTCCTGCTACTGGCCCTGCTGCTGTACCAGGCCGCTGCTCAGGCGGCGCAGCACAATTTCGGCCTGCTTGGCCTGGAACCGAATGTCGAGCAGGCGTACTTCGGCGTCGAGCTGGGTGCGCTGGGCTTCGCGCAAAGCCAGGGGCGTGAGCAGGCCCAGGCGGTAGCGTTCCAGGGCAATAGCCACGTTTTCGCGGGCCAGCAGAATGTTGGCTTCCTCCAGTTCCAGCAGCTGCAGGCGGTTCTGGTACTGGGCATAGGCCTGCTCGGCTTCGGCTTCCAGGCTCAGCTGCGTCTGGCTGAGCTGCAGCTGGCTCTGTTCTTCGACCACGCGGGCATTCTGCTCCAGGCGGTTGCGGTTGAAGCCGTCGAAGATGGGCACTGAGGCCACCACGCCGTAGTTCAGGCCGTAGTTGCGGCTGGTGTTGGTCACGAGCTGGGTGCCAAAAAAGGCGGCACCGTTCACGTTGCGGGTCAGGCCGTAGCCCGAAGTCAGCCCAATCTGGGGAAAGCGGGAGGCGCGCACCAGTTTCCGGTCGTAGGTGGCTACTTCGATGTTGGTGCGGGCCTGCTGCAGGCGGGGGTTGTTTTGCTGAATGGCCTGGGCCACCGCGTCGCGGTCCAGGTTGCGGGCCACCACAATGGAGTCGGCGGGCTGGAAGTTGAGCCGGGCCGAGCGGCCCAGCAGGTTGTTGAGGTTGATTTTGGCCGTAGCCAAAGCTTCCTGCTGCTGAATCAGGGCCGATTGGTCGGCATTGAAGTCCACGCGGGCCGTGAGTACTTCTACCTTGGCACTCACGCCCACGTCCACGCGGGCCTGGGTCAGGTCGATGCGGGCCTGACCAATTTTAAGAGCTTCCTCAATGGACTTAATCTTGCCCGACTCGCGTACCACGGCAAAGTAGGCGCTGGTAATGTCGGCCACGGTTTCTTCCAAGGTGGCCCGGGTCAGCAGCTGCTGGCTTTGATTCAGGGCCTTGAGCCGGTCGTAGGCAATGAACATTCCGAACCCGTCGAATATCGTCCAGGTAGCCGCCACGTTGGCATTGAGCTGGTTCGACAGGGCGTTGCTGGCCGTGCTGGGCTCGGGCCGGCTCGACGACTCCTGGCGCACGTTGTTGCGGTTGAAGTTGCGGGTCAGGTTGCCGTTCACCGTGGGCAGCTGGCCGGCGTTGCCGCGGGTCACGTTGTTTTCGGCAATCTGCTCGTCGGTGCGGGCCAGGCGGATGTTGTAGTTGTTTTCCAGACCGATGCGAATAGCTTCGGCCAGGGTCAGGGCCGGAGCCGGCGCTACTGTGGCGGGCTTTTCCGTCTGGGGCTTGGCACCGGGCTGCACCGGCTCCCGGGCAGGCGTGGCAGGCTGCTGGGCCAGCAAGGGCAGGGGCAAGGCCAGCAGGAAAAACGCGGCTAGGGGTGAAAAGCAGGAAAGGCGAGCGGGAAACTGCATTCGGGAGGAAATAATAGGACGAGCAGCCGGCCTTTACTAGAAAGCAAAGGCTGGCTGCTCAGTGGGCATTAGGCCGTTACGGCTTGCTTCTGTTCGACTTCTTCCGGCTTGGGCTTGTGGTTTTTGGCCGTGGCGAAGTACGAGTACATCACCGGCACTACGTACAGCGTCAGGGCCGTGGCGAAGAACAGGCCGCCCACCACGCCGATACCCATGGCGCGCCGGCTCAGGGCGCCCGCGCCGGTTGCAATGGCAATGGGCAGAATACCCAGAATGGCGCACAGCGAGGTCATCAAAATGGGACGGAAACGGGCCGTGGCGCCCTCAATCAGGCCGGTCATGTAGTCCTTGCCGTTCTCGACTTGCTGGTTGGCAAACTCCACGATAAGGATACCGTTCTTGGTGACCAGCCCCACCAGCATGATAATGCCAATCTGGGAAAACAGGTTGAGCGTCTGGTTGAAATACCACAGGCTGAGCAACGCGCCCGACAAAGCCAGCGGCACCGTCACCATGATGATGATCGGGTCGCGGAAGCTTTCGAACTGGGCGGCCAGCACCAGATAAATCAGGATAAGGGCCAGACCAAAGGCAAACAGCAGGGACGAGGAGCTTTCCTCAAAGTCGCGGGAGGCACCCGACAGCTCGGTGGAGAAGGTCTCGTCGAGGTTCTTTTCGGCGATGCTGCGCATGGCGGCAATACCGTCGCCCAGGGTTTTGCCCGGGCCAGGGAGGCCGAGAACGTAGCCGAGTTGTAGCGGTTGAAGCGGTAGAGCTGGGGCGGAGTGCTGCTCTCGGTCAGGTTAATCACGTTATCCAACTGCACCAGGGAGCCATCCGTGGCTTTCACCGACAGCAGGCGCACGTCGAGCGGCTGGTTGCGGTCTTCCCGTGCCACCTGCCCGATAATCTGGTACTGCTTGCCTTCCCGGATAAAGTAGCCGAAGCGCTGTCCGCTCAAACCCGACTGCAGTGTCTGGGAAATGCTTTGCACCGACACGCCTAGGCTCTGGGCCTTTTCGCGGTCAATGTTGACGCGCAGCTCGGGCTTGTTGAACTTCAGGTTCACATCCACGAACTGGAAAGTGGGGTTCTGGCGGGCCGCGTCCAGAAACTTAGGCACCGCCTCGCGCAGCTTCTCGAAGTCCTGGGTCTGGATAACGAACTGCACTGGCAAGCCACCGCCACCCCCACCGCTACCGATACTCTGGTCCTGCGACACGGAAGTACGGGCCGCCGTCAGGCGTTTTACCCCGGCGCTGAGGCCCGAGGCAATCTGGTCCTGAGTGCGGGGGCGCTGGTCGGCGTCGAGCAGCAGCACGCGGGCCGTACCCGAGTTGGAGCCGCCGCCGAAGCCCGGCGAAGTCACGGCAAACACGCTACTCAGGCTTTTTTCACCCGCCGAGTCCATGGCCATTTTGGTAATCTGGGCCATGTAGGCGTCCATGTACTCAAAGGAAGCGCCTTCCGGACCCGTGGCGTTGATGTTGACGCGGCTGCGGTCTTCCACCGGGGCCAGCTCCGAGGGAATGGCGCCCATGAAAAACCAGATGCCGACACCCGTACCAGCTACCACCAGCCAGGCCAGCCAGCGGTTGCGCAGGAAGGTTTGCAGGCTGTCCTGGTAGCCGCCAATCATGCGCTGGAAGAAGGGCTCCGTCTTGCGGTAAAACCAGTTGTGCGTTTCCTGGCGCTTGAGCAGCAAGGAGCACATCATCGGGGTCAGGGTCAAGGACACGAAAGCTGAAATCAGCACCGAACCGGCCACCACAATGCCAAATTCGCGGAACAGGCGGCCGGTAATACCGGTCAGGAATACCACGGGCAGAAACACGGCCGCCAGTACGATGGTGGTACTGATAACGGCCATCAGAATTTCCTCCGAGCCATGAATAGCGGCTTCTTTCGGATCTTCGCCTTCCTCAATGCGGGAGTAAATGTTTTCCAGCACCACAATGGCGTCGTCCACCACGAGGCCAATGGCTAGCACGATGGCCAGCAGCGTCAGCACGTTGATGGAGAAGTCGAGCAGGTACATCACGAAGAAAATACCCACCAAGGACACCGGAATGGCCACCACCGGAATCAGGGTGGAGCGCCAGTCGCGCAAAAACAGGAAGATGATAATCACCACCAGCACGAAGGCTTCGATGATGGTGTGCTCTACTTCATTAATGGACTTACGGATAAAGACCGAGTTATCGAAGCCCGGCTTGAGCACCAGGTCCTTGGGCAAGTCCTTGCCGTAGAGGGCAATCCGCTTGTTGAACTCGTCGGCAATGTCAATCTGGTTGGAGCCCGGCTGCGGAATTACCGCCAGGCCCACCATCGGCACGCCGTTCACCTTGAAGATGGTCTGGTCGTTTTCCGGATACAGCTCAGCGTAGCCCACGTCGGAGAAGCGCACCAACGACGACTCATCCTTGCGAATAATCAGGTTGTTGAAGTCTTCCACCGAGGTCAGTCGGCCCATGGTACGCAGGGTGAGCTGGGTGTTTTGGCCCTGCACCGAGCCGCTGGGCAGCTCCACGTTTTCCCGGGTCAGGGCAGCTTGCACGTCGACGGGGCTCACGCCCAGGGCCGAGAGCTTCACGGGGTCCATCCACAGGCGCATGGAATATTTCCGCTCGCCGTACACCCGCACTTCCGACACGCCCGGAATGGTTTGCAGACGCTCTTTCAGCGTGTTGTTGGCGTAGTCGGTCAGCTCCAGCAAGGTGCGCTGGTTGGAGCTGAGGTAGGTCATTACAATGGGCTGAGAGTCGGCATTGGCCTTGCTCACGATGGGCGGGTCGATGTCGCGCGGGAGGCGGCCCTGAGCGCCCGAAACCTTGTCGCGCACGTCGTTGGCAGCCGTTTCCAGGTCGGCGTCGAGGTCAAACTCTACCGTAATCTGGGTGCGGCCGTCCCGGGAGTTCGAGGTCAGGTTCTTGATGCCGGCAATACCGTTCAGGGCTTCTTCGAGCGGCTCGGTTACCTGGCCCTGCATTACGTCGGCCGAGGCGCCGGTGTAGCTGGCCGATACCGTAATAATGGGCGGGTCTACGCTGGGGTATTCCCGGACACTGAGGTAGCGAAACCCGATAACGCCGAATATCACGATGACGAGGCTCATCACGATGGCGAGGACCGGGCGGTTGATGCTGGTGGATGATAAGCTCATATAAGATTACACGCAGTATTGCGGTGAAATTCACCGGCCGGCGGCAGCTTTCACCGGGTCAACACCTGACCTCGGAAAGTATGCAGCGCGGCGCGGCGTAAAAATTACTTCGTCACACGTACCGCGTCGCCGGGCTTCACTTGCAGAATGCCCGTGCGAATCACGGAGTCCCCCACGGCCAAGCCGTCGGTAATCTGGATTACTTTGTCGGAGCGAATGCCAATCTTGACTTTCTTCGGCACCATCTTGCCCGCTTTTACGGTGTAGACGCTGTAGCCGCTGGCTTCCGGAATCACCGATTCGGTGGGCACCTGCAGGGCGTTGGTAGACTCGCCCAGTTGCAGGTTGACTTTCACAAAAGCGCCGGGACGCAGCTCGTTGCTGGCGTTGGCGTAGCGGGCCCGCACGGGCTGGGTACGGCTTACCGGGTCAATCTGCGGGTCAATGGCGTAGACCTTGGCCTCGTACTTTTTGTTGGTTCCCTCGTCCGTTACGCTCACCACGTCGCCCACGCGCACATTGGCAGCAAAGCGGCCGGGCACGGCGAAGTCAATCTTAACCGGCCGCACGCGGGAAAGCGTCGTGATTTCGGTGCCGGGGCTTACGTAGGTGCCCACGGTGGCCGTCGTCAAGCCCAGTACCCCGTCGAAGGGAGCCCGCACGTAGGCTTTGGCTAGGGAAGCCTGCAAGGCTTTCAGGTCGGCCTGGGAGGTCAGGAGCTGGTTGTTGGCCTGCTCGTATTCCTGGGCGCTGATGTATTCTTTATCGAGCAGGGTGCGCTGCCGCTTTTCCTGGTCCCGAAACAGCTGGATGTTGTACTGCTGCTTGCGAATGGCCGCCTGGGCTTCATCGGCGTTAATGCTGAACAGCAGCTGCCCTTTGCGCACGGGCTGACCTTCGCGGATGTTCAGGCTGGTAATCTTGCCCGACAGCTCGCTCTTAATCACCACTGACTCATCGGCCAGCACCGAACCGGTGGCGGCCACTTCATCCGACAGATTGGTGGGCTTTACCACGTACACCTGCACGGGCAGTTTCTGTCCACCGCTTTTGCCGCCAGCCCCGCCGGGGCCACCTTTGCCAGCGCCGCCCCCGCCGGCCGCGCCGCGGCCACCGCCTCCGCCACCTTTGGCATCGGCATTAGGGGAAGGGAAATACTTTATTTTAATAAATGCCAAGGCGGCAATAACCACCACCGTTAGTACGATCCACAACACCTTGCGCCCGGGGCGCGACTCTGTTTCTACCGTTTCTTGTTCGTATTGCATGTAAAAGGGGATGTTTCCCAACTCAATCGTTACGGCCTAGTACTTAGGCCGCTGGCGTTCAACAACGACAGGGCGGCCGGAAGGGTTCGGTCAAATCCTGCGGGCCACTTTGCCAAAGCCAATAAGACACGGCAAAACCCCGTAGGTTTAAGGTTGCCACAGGGGGGAAGACACAAAAAAAGCCTGCTGGTTGCAGGCTTTTTCCATTTAGCACGAGGCCAACTACATGGCTTTGGCGTTGATGTAGTTCTTAGCCAGGTTGTTGAGAAGGGTGTCGGTGGCTTGCTCTTCCTGCAAAGTCTGGCGCAGCAGCTCTGCCGATTCCGTGTGGCCCAAACGCAGGGCGTAATGGGCAGCCGTGCCGTAGCCCGCAATTTCGTAGTGCTCCACGCGCTGGGCGGCCGCAATCAGGGCGGCGTCTTTTACTTCGTCGGTAGCATCTTCGGCAATGGTTTCCTTTCCTTCGGCTACCAGACCCTGCATGGCTTTGCAGGTATGGCCGCTGAGCTCAAGGCCCAAGCCGCGCCCGATCTGCTCGAGGCGGGCTACCTGGTTTTTGGTTTCAATCAGGTGCTGGTCGAAGGCCTGCTGCAGGCGCGGGTCGCGGGCTTCCTTGGCCATGTCGGGCAGGGCTTTGGTCAGCTGGGTTTCGGCGCTGTACAGGTCACGGAGTTGTTCTTGGAACAGGTCGTCGAGGCTTTTGAGTTTGTCAGACATAGCAATTAGGGTAGAGGGTGTGGGGAAAAGTACGTTTCCTGCCGGGCAGGAGTACCACTCTACGCGCTACAGCTCAGTAGGTTTATGCTTTCGGCCAATGGTCATGATTTCATAAGCTCATATCCGGCGCAGCCTTTCCCCGTACTTTACTCTTATGAAAACGCCGAAAGAGCCGACCGAAGCCCACCGCAACTTCTTCCGCGACGTGCACGACGTAGTGCGCCTCATTCCTAGGGGCCGCGTAACTACCTATGGCGCTATTGCCCACTACCTGGGAGCCCGGCACGGGGCGCGCATGGTGGGCTGGGCCATGATGGCCGCTCACCCGAGCGTGGGCCCCGACGCTATTCCGGCCTACCGGGTTGTTAATCGGCTGGGCCTGCTTACGGGCCGGCAGCACTTTGCCACGCCCACGGCCATGCAAGACTTTCTCGAAGCCGAAGGCATCCAGATTATCGACGACCAGGTACAGGACTTCAAGACCCGCTTCTGGGACCCAAGTGCCGAGCTGGCCTAGCGGCGGCGCATTTTCTTCACGTAATAGTCGCCCTCTTTCAGCGGGACGTACTGCAGCGTCGGTTCTTCCTTGTCGGTGCGGGCCTTGAGTTCCACGTAGGTGGTGGCGCCAAACGTGGGAATAAACGCGTAGCAAGGCGCGTCAGCCCCGTCCAGGCACAGGGAAATTTCCCGGGTTTTGCTTGTCCACGGTATCAGCACGAAGTCGTTAGCCGGCAGCTGCTTTAGCTCCTGCCCATCGAGCAGTACCGCCAGGGGCTTGGCCGGGCCGCCGGGTCGCCGGTACACAACTACCGTGGCGGTGTCCCGCTTGGCTAGTTGCTCCATGTAGTCGAAATCGGCCACCCGACCCGTGGTCATATCCAGGGTATATTCCTGCAGGTCGCCCCGGACAGCGACAGCCGCTATGGCCGCACCTGCCAGTCCGCCCAAGGCGCCCGCCGTACTCACCGCACCCGGGTCGTCCAGAGCTTGCTCGGTGAAGGTAAAATCGTCGCCGCTTCGCTTCAAGGCATAGAAGTGCCGTTTCCGTCTGATGTAAACCTGCTGCCCATCGGAAAAGCCCCACACCTCGTCCAAAGCTTTGCGGGCGTCGCCCCGGCCCTGAAACGCCTTCACCTCGCCGGGAATGTTGGTTGCTTCCACGGTCAGGTCAGCGACCGGCTCCAGCTTGTTGTTACGGAATTCCAGAAACGTGCCGTAGATACCCATTGCGGGGGTAGGAGCCGTGAGAATGGCGTAGGTAGCAGGCGCGGGTTTGCGGCCACCCCGGTAATATACCTGCTCCTGGGTCAGGGCAGGCGAAAGGGCCAGGCGGGCCGCCCAATCCAGGGCGTTGAGCTGAGTGCAGGCCCGTTGCAGACAGGCCACAATATTGTCGTCGTGGCGGCCGGTGGTTTCCACGCCCCGGCTTTCCTCCTCCTCTATGTAGCGCTGCAAAACCCGGTAGCTGCCGTCGGGCTGCTGGTACACGAAATCCACATCGACCAGGGCAGAGGCTTTTTCGGAAGTCACCTTGGTTACCTCCCCAATGCGCAGGTCGTGCACGCGCAGAAGCACGGCGCGGCTGCCCGGCCGGGGTGGGAGCTGCACCTGCAGCCAGCCACTCAGCCCATCTTTTACCCCACCCGCCAAGTTAGCCGGCACCCTGATGTTGTTCATCCCGCGCTGCACCCAGCCAATAGTTTGGTGCTGGGTGCGCAGGTCCAGTACCTCTGCAATATGAAAGGTCGGCTTGTCCAGCACCAGCTTCTGCTCCCGCAGATCTACCTGGTAAATAGAAGTTTGGCCAACCGCCACCCGGCAGACAGATAAGAGCAATACAAGTAGAAATTGGTTTTTCAAGGCAGCGCATTAAAGTAGTAAATATCAAAGCTACTACTCGGGCTTCAATCGAACAACCAAGTAGTCTGCAGCTTCTAAGGCGGTTATAAAAGTGACTCGAACGGGCAAAAAAAAGCCACCGGTGACGCGGTGGCTTCATTCCTGTTTTTGTCTTGAGGCTGGCCTTACAAAATAGCCATGCTCGGGCGGGGGGTATAGTCGGCGGCGGCCAAGATGGCACCCCGTACTTCCTCAGGATTGGCATTCTTGAGCAGGTAGCCATGAGCGCCCTCGCTGTGCAGGCTGTCGATAAGCTCGGGCTCGTCGTGCATGGAAATTATAACGACCCGTACGCGGGGATACTGGGCGCGCATCAGGCGCACGGTTTGCAGGCCATCCAGGGTGGGCATCTGCAAATCCATCAGCACCACGTCGGGCACGATGCCCTGGTCGAGGTGTTCGAGAAGCTCCTGACCGTCACCGGCTTCGAAGAGCACTTCCATATCGGGAAAGCCACTGATCAGGGCACGCAGTCCTTTACGAAATAGAATATGGTCGTCAACGACGGCCAAGCGGATTGCGGGTGTGCTCATATTGAGGTAGTTAGGGCAGGCTTTTGGTCGACGGGAAGATACGGAATAGGGAAGGAAATCCAAACTTTGCTGCCTGCGCCCGGCGCCGATTCATGCCGCAAGGTGCCGTGCAATACGGCTACCCGGCTGCGTAAGTTGGTGAGTCCCAGTCCCGCGCGTGCACCGGGGGCGGGTGGCAGGTCACCGGCGGCCGGGTCGAAGCCTACGCCATTGTCGCGGTATTGCAAGGAAAGGTAGTCGGGCCCAAAATCGACGCTGACTTCAATGGTTTCGGCGTGGGCATGGCGCAGTCCGTTGCCCAAAAGCTCCTGCACCACCCGAAATACAATCAGCTCCCGCTTAGGGTCGAGGCGGCGGGGCTGCCCGCGCTGCTCGATAATGACGTGGGTGGGACCATCGGCGGGCACCGTGCGGGCCAGCGCGTCAAGGGCGAAGGGCAATCCAAACTTTTGCAGGGCGGCCGGCAGCAGGTTGCGCGAAATGCGGCGCACTTCCCCAATGGCCTGGTCGAGTAGGGCAGTGGCTTCTTCGGTTAAGTTTGGTTGGCCGAGTGCGCTGAGGTGGAGCTTGGCAATGGCCAGGGTGGTACCCACCCCGTCGTGCAGGTCGGCGGCAATGCGGCGGCGTTCATCTTCCTGGGCCAGCAGGGCGGCTTCCAGGGCCTGCTGCTGAGAAGCGTCGCGCACTTGCCGGAGCTGTTCCTGCTGGCGCAGCAGCCGCCGCTGATACCGCAGCACAAACCCCACAATGCCCAGGGCCAAAAGCAGCAAGACCGGCGTGGCCAGCATTACGGGAAGCAGCCAGGTATTCATGGGCGGGAGCGGTGGGGCAACGACCGGCCCGCGTACCAAAACGCCAGGGCAAACAACAGGTACTGAATCAGATTGACCATAGCATTGAGGGTATAAATCACCTGATGGCTCGCATAATCAGCGGGGGAAGAAAACTTGTTGACGAACACATACAGTAAGACCGTACCCGAAAAGTACAAAACTACCGCGCTACTTACCAAAAAAAGAGGATCCTGCTCCAATCGGATAACGTGCAGCTCAGTGAGCAGCTGCTCAAAATAAAGCAA belongs to Hymenobacter cellulosilyticus and includes:
- a CDS encoding YciE/YciF ferroxidase family protein, with translation MSDKLKSLDDLFQEQLRDLYSAETQLTKALPDMAKEARDPRLQQAFDQHLIETKNQVARLEQIGRGLGLELSGHTCKAMQGLVAEGKETIAEDATDEVKDAALIAAAQRVEHYEIAGYGTAAHYALRLGHTESAELLRQTLQEEQATDTLLNNLAKNYINAKAM
- a CDS encoding MGMT family protein codes for the protein MKTPKEPTEAHRNFFRDVHDVVRLIPRGRVTTYGAIAHYLGARHGARMVGWAMMAAHPSVGPDAIPAYRVVNRLGLLTGRQHFATPTAMQDFLEAEGIQIIDDQVQDFKTRFWDPSAELA
- a CDS encoding sensor histidine kinase translates to MNTWLLPVMLATPVLLLLALGIVGFVLRYQRRLLRQQEQLRQVRDASQQQALEAALLAQEDERRRIAADLHDGVGTTLAIAKLHLSALGQPNLTEEATALLDQAIGEVRRISRNLLPAALQKFGLPFALDALARTVPADGPTHVIIEQRGQPRRLDPKRELIVFRVVQELLGNGLRHAHAETIEVSVDFGPDYLSLQYRDNGVGFDPAAGDLPPAPGARAGLGLTNLRSRVAVLHGTLRHESAPGAGSKVWISFPIPYLPVDQKPALTTSI
- a CDS encoding response regulator, translated to MSTPAIRLAVVDDHILFRKGLRALISGFPDMEVLFEAGDGQELLEHLDQGIVPDVVLMDLQMPTLDGLQTVRLMRAQYPRVRVVIISMHDEPELIDSLHSEGAHGYLLKNANPEEVRGAILAAADYTPRPSMAIL